The Sphingobium aromaticiconvertens genome has a segment encoding these proteins:
- a CDS encoding TolC family outer membrane protein, whose translation MTAKRISFPRSVATALLLVSTSLGAPAMAGTLQEALVKAYRSNPTLTATRAGQRATDENVPIQKAAGRPAARAQAQFQELLVRPVAGLSFNQPHRSLSGTGSVEVPIYQGGAVRNGVKAAEIRVEAGQANLRATEASIFSQVVAAYMDVIRDGAIVALNRANVNVLDVNLQASNDRFEVGDLTRTDVAQSESRLALARSDLQTAQANLIASRENYIALVGEAPDDLQPPPALPGLPATPEAAVQVALIDNPDILAAKKAHDAARYDVKVAKAGVQPTLSGFVQGSYTTYLDLELDKNKSAAAGATLTIPLYQGGRPAAQVRQSQAFESQAIEQEIGTERGVIAQARAAYASWQASLLTIQSSQKAVDATGLSLEGVRAENSVGSRTILDILNAEQEALTARVELVSARRNAYVAGFSLLAAMGHAEAKNLGLEGGALYDPMVNYDRVEGKWWDWDYDKAPMPVATRTVDTPPQNANVSDQAAQ comes from the coding sequence ATGACAGCAAAGCGCATTTCCTTCCCGCGTTCGGTCGCGACAGCCTTGCTGCTGGTTTCCACGTCTCTGGGCGCACCGGCTATGGCGGGCACGCTTCAGGAAGCCTTGGTCAAGGCCTATCGCAGCAATCCGACGCTGACAGCAACGCGCGCCGGGCAGCGGGCCACGGATGAGAATGTGCCGATTCAGAAGGCGGCGGGGCGGCCTGCGGCAAGGGCACAGGCGCAGTTTCAGGAACTGCTGGTCAGGCCTGTGGCGGGACTGAGCTTCAACCAGCCGCATCGCTCGCTTTCGGGAACGGGAAGTGTCGAGGTGCCCATCTATCAGGGTGGAGCAGTCCGCAATGGCGTCAAGGCGGCGGAAATCCGGGTCGAGGCGGGGCAGGCCAATCTGCGCGCGACAGAGGCGAGCATCTTCTCGCAGGTCGTCGCCGCCTATATGGATGTCATTCGTGACGGTGCGATCGTCGCGCTCAACCGCGCCAATGTGAATGTGCTGGACGTCAACCTTCAGGCCAGTAACGATCGGTTCGAGGTCGGCGACCTGACCCGCACCGACGTGGCCCAGTCCGAATCGCGTCTCGCGCTGGCCCGTTCGGATTTGCAGACGGCCCAAGCGAACCTCATTGCCAGCCGGGAAAACTACATCGCCTTGGTGGGCGAAGCGCCCGACGATCTTCAGCCGCCGCCAGCGTTGCCGGGCCTGCCCGCCACGCCGGAAGCAGCGGTCCAGGTCGCACTGATCGACAATCCCGACATACTGGCGGCAAAGAAGGCGCATGACGCCGCGCGTTATGATGTAAAGGTTGCGAAGGCTGGGGTTCAGCCCACATTGTCGGGCTTTGTCCAGGGCAGCTACACCACCTATCTCGATCTCGAACTGGACAAGAACAAGAGTGCGGCCGCTGGCGCCACGCTGACCATTCCCCTCTATCAGGGTGGCCGCCCGGCCGCGCAGGTCCGTCAGAGCCAGGCCTTCGAGTCGCAGGCGATCGAGCAGGAAATCGGCACCGAACGCGGGGTCATCGCCCAGGCCCGCGCTGCTTATGCGAGTTGGCAGGCGTCGCTGCTGACGATCCAGTCTAGCCAGAAAGCGGTCGATGCGACCGGCCTGTCGCTGGAGGGCGTGCGTGCCGAAAATTCGGTCGGCAGCCGCACGATCCTCGATATCCTCAATGCCGAGCAGGAAGCGCTGACCGCGCGCGTTGAACTGGTTTCGGCACGGCGCAACGCCTATGTCGCGGGCTTTAGTCTGCTGGCCGCGATGGGCCATGCGGAGGCCAAGAACCTGGGGCTGGAGGGCGGCGCGCTCTATGATCCGATGGTCAATTACGACCGGGTCGAAGGCAAATGGTGGGATTGGGACTATGACAAGGCGCCCATGCCCGTCGCTACGCGCACCGTTGACACGCCGCCCCAAAACGCCAATGTGAGCGATCAGGCGGCCCAGTAA
- a CDS encoding S9 family peptidase, translating to MIKPLAGALALLAATTAFALSSAPAAARPFTPRDMVGLSRIASPAASPDGKWLAYQLRVTDLAANRGRTDLYLLSLEGKGTKPRLIASVPEHNEGSPVFSPDGASLYYLSNASGDDQLWRAPLAGGQPVQVTTVPGGIAGFLLSPAADKVALWTDRPVGARTIADAKPAEANPNKGSGRVYDQLFVRHWDTWSDGQRAQIFVMPITGGDAVSVMGKLVGDAPSKPFGGVEELAWSKDGKTLFFALREAGRIEPLSTNLDIFAAPADGSGAPVNLTDANDATDTMPAVSPDGQWLAYGAMARPGYESDRLVLMLRNLASGETRALTQDWDRSVSSIAWEADGKSVLVTADEVLDHPVFRVAVADGKVTRLTQRGHVGSVTPLAGGGFVYALDSIQFPADFWKMPVKGGKPLRLTAVNADRLADVDDVSVERFSFKGANGDTVWGQIIKPLSSAKERATGKLPTAYLVHGGPQGSFNDSWSYRWNPKAFAAHGMAAVTVDFHGSTGYGQAFTDSIQKDWGGKPLEDLKLGLAAAVAKDATVDSANACALGASYGGYMMNWIAGVWPDGFKCLVQHDGVFDARAMAYETEELWFDEREHGGPYYEQAAEYEKWNPVAHVTAWKTPMLVVTSEKDFRIPYTQGLAAFTALQRRNISSKLLIFPDENHWVLKPKNSLQWYDEVLAWTDKWTGK from the coding sequence ATGATAAAGCCACTTGCCGGGGCACTCGCCCTTCTCGCCGCCACGACCGCTTTTGCCCTGTCATCCGCACCAGCCGCCGCGCGTCCCTTCACCCCGCGCGACATGGTCGGCCTCAGCCGGATTGCGTCCCCGGCGGCGTCGCCCGACGGCAAATGGCTTGCCTATCAGTTGCGCGTCACCGACCTTGCCGCCAATCGTGGCCGCACCGATCTCTATCTCCTGTCGCTCGAAGGGAAGGGAACCAAGCCGCGCCTGATCGCGTCTGTCCCTGAACATAACGAAGGCTCGCCGGTCTTCTCCCCCGACGGCGCTTCACTCTATTATCTGTCCAACGCCAGTGGCGATGACCAGTTATGGCGCGCGCCGCTCGCCGGTGGCCAGCCTGTGCAGGTGACGACCGTGCCCGGCGGTATTGCGGGTTTCCTGCTCAGCCCCGCCGCCGACAAGGTCGCGCTGTGGACCGACCGTCCGGTCGGCGCCCGCACCATCGCCGACGCCAAGCCAGCAGAGGCGAACCCCAATAAGGGTAGCGGTCGGGTTTATGACCAACTGTTCGTGCGCCATTGGGACACATGGAGCGATGGCCAGCGCGCGCAGATTTTCGTGATGCCGATTACGGGCGGCGATGCTGTCTCGGTCATGGGCAAGCTGGTGGGTGACGCGCCGTCCAAACCCTTTGGCGGCGTGGAAGAACTGGCCTGGAGCAAGGACGGCAAGACGCTGTTCTTTGCCCTGCGCGAAGCGGGGCGGATCGAGCCGCTCTCCACCAATCTCGACATTTTCGCTGCGCCCGCTGACGGCAGCGGCGCGCCTGTCAACCTTACGGACGCAAACGACGCGACCGACACCATGCCCGCTGTCTCGCCCGATGGTCAGTGGCTCGCTTATGGCGCGATGGCGCGGCCGGGCTATGAGAGCGACCGGCTGGTCCTGATGCTCCGCAACCTTGCCAGTGGAGAGACGCGGGCGCTGACGCAGGATTGGGATCGCTCTGTCAGTTCGATCGCCTGGGAGGCCGATGGCAAATCCGTCCTCGTCACCGCTGACGAAGTGCTCGATCATCCCGTCTTCCGGGTTGCGGTCGCCGATGGGAAAGTCACGCGACTGACGCAGCGTGGCCATGTCGGATCGGTCACGCCGCTGGCCGGTGGCGGCTTCGTCTATGCGCTCGATTCCATCCAGTTCCCCGCCGACTTCTGGAAAATGCCCGTAAAGGGCGGCAAGCCCCTTCGCCTCACCGCGGTCAACGCGGACCGCCTTGCTGACGTCGATGATGTCAGCGTCGAACGGTTCAGCTTCAAGGGCGCGAATGGCGACACGGTCTGGGGCCAGATCATCAAGCCCCTATCCTCTGCAAAGGAGCGCGCGACCGGCAAGCTCCCCACCGCCTATCTGGTCCATGGCGGGCCGCAGGGCAGCTTCAACGATAGCTGGTCCTACCGCTGGAACCCCAAGGCGTTCGCCGCCCATGGCATGGCCGCTGTAACCGTCGATTTCCATGGCAGCACCGGCTATGGTCAGGCCTTCACCGACAGCATCCAGAAGGATTGGGGCGGCAAGCCGCTCGAAGACCTGAAGCTCGGCCTCGCTGCCGCCGTCGCGAAGGATGCGACCGTCGATAGCGCGAACGCCTGCGCGCTGGGCGCCAGCTATGGCGGCTATATGATGAACTGGATCGCGGGCGTCTGGCCCGATGGCTTCAAATGCCTGGTCCAGCATGACGGCGTATTCGACGCCCGCGCCATGGCCTATGAGACGGAAGAACTCTGGTTCGACGAGCGCGAACATGGCGGCCCCTATTATGAGCAGGCCGCCGAATATGAGAAATGGAACCCGGTCGCCCATGTGACCGCGTGGAAAACGCCGATGCTGGTCGTCACCTCCGAAAAGGACTTCCGCATCCCCTATACGCAGGGGCTGGCCGCCTTCACCGCGCTCCAGCGGCGCAATATCTCGTCCAAACTGCTCATCTTCCCGGACGAGAATCATTGGGTGTTGAAGCCGAAAAACTCGCTCCAATGGTATGACGAGGTGCTGGCCTGGACCGACAAGTGGACGGGGAAGTGA
- a CDS encoding IS5 family transposase (programmed frameshift): protein MDVPFLLSEAQMRRIEPYFPLSHGVPRVDDRRIVSGIIYVIKHGLMWRDAPKEYGPHKTIYNRFIRWSRLGVFNKIFAGLAAKGGKPDQLMIDATHLKAHRTAASLLKKGMFPRRIGRTKGGLNSKLHAVCDGKGRPLIMLLSEGQMSDYKGAALMIDAFPKAKVLLGDKGYDADWFRAALADRKITACIPSKGNRKVPIPHDTALYRQRHKVENMFGRIKDWRRIHTRYDRCAHTFMSAICIAATVIFWINQ, encoded by the exons ATGGATGTTCCGTTTCTGCTGAGTGAGGCGCAGATGCGCCGGATCGAGCCGTATTTTCCCTTGTCTCATGGGGTGCCAAGAGTGGATGATCGGCGGATAGTGTCTGGGATCATTTACGTCATCAAGCACGGGCTGATGTGGCGCGACGCGCCCAAGGAGTATGGCCCACACAAGACGATCTACAATCGTTTCATCCGCTGGAGCAGGCTCGGCGTGTTCAACAAAATCTTCGCTGGCTTGGCAGCAAAGGGCGGCAAGCCCGACCAGTTGATGATCGATGCAACCCACCTGAAAGCACACCGGACGGCGGCAAGCCTGCTTAAAAAGGGGATGT TTCCCCGACGTATCGGACGCACCAAAGGCGGCCTGAACTCCAAGCTACATGCCGTATGCGATGGCAAAGGCCGACCGCTCATCATGCTGCTCAGTGAAGGGCAGATGAGCGATTATAAGGGCGCTGCACTGATGATCGATGCCTTCCCGAAGGCAAAGGTCCTGCTGGGCGACAAGGGCTATGACGCCGACTGGTTCCGCGCGGCACTGGCCGACCGCAAGATCACGGCCTGCATCCCGTCAAAGGGGAACCGGAAAGTGCCCATTCCACACGACACGGCGCTCTATAGACAGCGGCACAAAGTCGAGAATATGTTCGGCAGGATCAAGGACTGGCGGCGCATCCACACGCGCTACGATCGTTGCGCCCATACCTTCATGTCCGCCATCTGCATCGCCGCGACCGTTATATTCTGGATCAATCAATGA
- a CDS encoding protein-L-isoaspartate O-methyltransferase has product MTEQNFSSMRAAMVESQLRTSDVDDTRVIAVMARTPREAYVPAARRSMAYIDRPVPLEGGRALNPPLATGRLLSELRIAPGETVLLIGAATGYCAALLAALGAKVTAVEEEGGPETVATDGVTLVRGSLAGGASASAPYDVLLIDGAVAEVPAAIVEQLAEGARVATGLVERGVTRLCTGRKVAGALGLASLVDMEMVILPGFAAPERFVF; this is encoded by the coding sequence GTGACCGAGCAAAATTTTTCATCCATGCGCGCCGCAATGGTCGAGAGCCAACTTCGCACCAGCGATGTTGATGACACGCGCGTGATTGCGGTGATGGCGCGGACCCCGCGGGAGGCATATGTGCCTGCCGCCCGCCGTTCCATGGCCTATATCGACCGCCCCGTCCCGCTGGAGGGTGGCCGCGCGCTTAACCCGCCGCTGGCGACCGGACGGCTGTTGAGCGAGCTGCGGATCGCGCCCGGTGAAACGGTGCTGCTGATCGGCGCGGCCACCGGCTATTGCGCGGCGCTGCTGGCCGCGTTGGGAGCGAAAGTCACAGCGGTCGAGGAAGAGGGCGGCCCTGAAACGGTGGCGACCGACGGCGTTACGCTGGTCCGGGGATCGTTGGCTGGTGGTGCGTCCGCGTCCGCGCCTTATGATGTCCTACTGATCGACGGCGCGGTGGCGGAAGTGCCCGCCGCAATCGTTGAGCAGCTTGCCGAGGGCGCGCGGGTCGCCACGGGCTTGGTTGAACGGGGTGTTACGCGCCTGTGCACGGGCCGAAAGGTTGCCGGGGCGCTGGGGCTTGCCAGCCTGGTCGACATGGAAATGGTTATCTTGCCGGGTTTTGCGGCGCCGGAGCGTTTCGTTTTCTGA
- a CDS encoding valine--tRNA ligase produces MTDLPKTFDPAEIEARWYAHWEEKGLFRPERPDAVPFTIVNPPPNVTGSLHIGHALDNTLQDVVIRYERLRGKDALWVVGTDHAGIATQMVVERQLNAAGQKRTDFTRKQFVDKVWEWKAESGGAITRQLRRLGCSMDWANERFTMDEGFSKAVVKVFVELHQRGLLYRDKRLVNWDPHFRSAISDLEVETKETNGKFWHFSYPLEDGSGTVSVATTRPETMLADMAVAVNPTDERYAALVGKKVRLPITGRLIPIVTDDYADPELGSGAVKITPGHDFNDFEVGKRAGFKAGDMLNMLDADARVIQTSDGLIPDAYLGLDRFEARKVVVDAIEAAGLLERIEDRVIQTPYGDRSGVVIEPWLTDQWYVDADTLAKPAIEAVKSGAIEIVPKTWEKTWFNWMENIQPWCVSRQLWWGHQIPAWFDEDGIPYVAETEAEAQVLAGNKALIRDPDVLDTWFSSALWPFATLGWPEDAAKVDRHYPNDLLISGFDILFFWDARMAMQGIEFMKEVPWKKLYLHGLVRAADGQKMSKSKGNVVDPLGLIDQFGADALRFFMAAMESQGRDVKMDEKRVEGYRNFATKLWNAARFLQSNGVGASASIAPAEVFSATLPVNKWIIGEVMNTVQALDAAMADLRFDAAADTIYHFIWDQFCDWYIELTKGQMDDETKAVAGWAFDQILVMLHPFMPFITEELWHAMGSREKDLIVAQWPQLVVAPDIEAGQEIDWLIRLVSAVRTARTELNVPPGAKMKAHIREAGDLTRARIERQTAALGRLARIEALSFDPAPDGGAAQVVVDEATFVLPLEGVIDLAAEKARLAKALAGAEKERDSLAGRLSNAAFVEKAKPEAIAKAREDHADKTAEADRLKAALDRLA; encoded by the coding sequence ATGACTGATCTGCCCAAAACATTCGACCCCGCCGAAATCGAAGCCCGCTGGTACGCCCATTGGGAGGAGAAGGGCCTGTTCCGCCCGGAACGCCCTGACGCTGTGCCCTTCACCATCGTCAACCCGCCGCCGAACGTGACGGGCAGCCTGCACATCGGCCATGCGCTCGACAATACGTTGCAGGATGTGGTGATCCGGTACGAACGGCTGCGCGGCAAGGATGCGCTGTGGGTCGTGGGCACCGACCATGCGGGCATCGCCACCCAGATGGTGGTCGAGCGGCAACTGAACGCCGCCGGACAGAAGCGCACCGACTTCACCCGCAAGCAGTTTGTCGACAAGGTGTGGGAATGGAAGGCGGAAAGCGGCGGCGCGATCACGCGCCAGCTACGCCGTCTGGGCTGCTCGATGGACTGGGCGAATGAGCGGTTCACGATGGACGAGGGCTTTTCGAAGGCCGTCGTCAAGGTGTTCGTGGAGCTGCACCAGCGCGGGCTGCTCTATCGCGACAAGCGGCTCGTCAACTGGGACCCGCATTTCCGCTCCGCCATCTCCGACCTTGAGGTGGAGACGAAGGAGACGAACGGGAAATTCTGGCATTTCTCCTACCCGCTGGAGGATGGATCGGGCACGGTCTCGGTCGCGACCACGCGCCCTGAAACGATGCTGGCGGACATGGCCGTAGCCGTGAACCCGACCGACGAGCGCTATGCCGCGCTGGTCGGCAAGAAGGTGCGCCTGCCGATCACCGGTCGCCTGATCCCGATCGTCACCGACGATTATGCCGACCCGGAACTGGGCAGCGGCGCGGTCAAGATTACCCCCGGCCACGACTTCAACGATTTCGAGGTGGGCAAGCGCGCAGGCTTCAAGGCTGGCGACATGCTCAACATGCTCGATGCCGACGCAAGGGTGATCCAGACCAGCGATGGCCTGATCCCCGACGCCTATCTGGGCCTCGACCGGTTCGAGGCGCGCAAGGTGGTCGTCGACGCCATCGAGGCGGCGGGCCTGCTGGAACGGATCGAGGATCGCGTGATCCAGACCCCTTATGGCGACCGCTCCGGCGTGGTCATCGAACCCTGGCTGACCGACCAATGGTATGTCGATGCCGACACGCTGGCCAAGCCCGCGATCGAAGCGGTGAAGTCAGGCGCGATCGAGATCGTGCCCAAGACCTGGGAAAAGACCTGGTTCAACTGGATGGAAAATATCCAGCCCTGGTGCGTGTCGCGGCAGCTTTGGTGGGGGCATCAGATCCCGGCATGGTTCGACGAGGATGGCATCCCTTACGTCGCGGAAACCGAAGCGGAAGCGCAGGTGCTCGCCGGTAACAAGGCGCTGATCCGCGACCCCGACGTGCTCGACACATGGTTCTCTTCCGCCCTCTGGCCTTTCGCCACGTTGGGCTGGCCGGAGGATGCGGCCAAGGTCGACCGTCATTATCCCAACGACCTGCTGATTTCGGGCTTCGACATTCTCTTCTTCTGGGACGCCCGCATGGCGATGCAGGGGATTGAGTTCATGAAGGAAGTGCCGTGGAAGAAGCTGTATCTCCACGGCCTCGTCCGCGCGGCTGACGGCCAGAAAATGTCGAAGTCGAAGGGCAATGTGGTCGATCCGCTGGGCCTGATCGACCAGTTCGGCGCCGACGCGCTGCGCTTCTTCATGGCCGCCATGGAAAGCCAGGGCCGCGACGTGAAGATGGATGAGAAGCGGGTCGAGGGCTATCGCAACTTCGCGACCAAGCTGTGGAATGCCGCACGCTTCCTTCAGTCGAATGGCGTCGGAGCCTCTGCGTCGATCGCGCCAGCGGAAGTCTTTTCGGCGACATTGCCAGTCAATAAATGGATCATTGGCGAAGTCATGAATACGGTGCAGGCGCTCGATGCAGCCATGGCTGACCTGCGTTTTGATGCCGCCGCCGATACTATCTACCACTTCATCTGGGACCAGTTTTGCGACTGGTATATCGAACTGACGAAGGGCCAGATGGATGACGAGACGAAGGCCGTCGCGGGCTGGGCCTTCGACCAGATACTAGTCATGCTCCACCCCTTCATGCCATTTATAACCGAAGAATTATGGCATGCGATGGGCAGCAGGGAAAAAGACCTGATCGTCGCACAATGGCCTCAGTTGGTTGTCGCGCCGGACATAGAAGCAGGGCAGGAGATCGACTGGCTCATCCGCCTCGTCTCCGCCGTCCGCACCGCGCGCACCGAACTCAACGTGCCACCCGGCGCGAAGATGAAGGCGCATATCCGCGAAGCGGGCGACCTGACCCGCGCCAGGATCGAGCGCCAGACCGCCGCGCTAGGCCGCCTCGCCCGGATCGAGGCGCTGTCCTTCGACCCCGCGCCCGATGGCGGCGCGGCGCAGGTGGTGGTGGATGAAGCCACCTTCGTCCTGCCGCTGGAGGGCGTCATCGATCTTGCTGCCGAAAAGGCCCGTCTCGCCAAGGCGCTGGCCGGAGCGGAGAAGGAACGCGACAGCCTCGCGGGCCGCCTCTCCAACGCGGCCTTCGTCGAAAAGGCCAAGCCCGAGGCGATCGCCAAGGCGCGCGAGGACCATGCCGACAAGACGGCGGAGGCGGACCGGCTCAAGGCGGCGCTGGATCGTCTCGCCTAG
- a CDS encoding energy transducer TonB → MRRIIATILFLASGVTTAFASDPVGPVPRGSPSDWIKDDDYPSAERAKGVTGASGFRLLVGSDGSVKDCVISSSSGSPVLDATACALLKARASFAPGRDATGKKVESIFSSRVSWVLPAGFPINLPEPRSLTVLVDVSKEGVVEKCTVEKSVDFTTPSDPCVQYPVGRKGASFIGKDGKPIAVRFVNRMTNEVQAR, encoded by the coding sequence ATGCGCCGAATAATTGCGACGATCCTGTTTCTGGCCTCTGGTGTAACGACTGCCTTCGCCAGCGATCCTGTTGGACCGGTTCCACGCGGATCTCCATCAGACTGGATCAAGGATGATGATTACCCCAGCGCGGAGCGCGCAAAGGGCGTGACGGGGGCGAGCGGCTTCCGCCTGCTCGTCGGGTCGGATGGCAGCGTCAAGGACTGCGTGATTAGCAGCAGCAGTGGTTCCCCCGTGCTGGACGCGACCGCTTGTGCGTTGCTCAAGGCGCGGGCCTCCTTCGCGCCGGGGCGGGACGCCACGGGGAAGAAGGTGGAATCCATCTTCAGCAGCCGGGTATCGTGGGTTTTGCCGGCAGGATTTCCGATCAACCTTCCCGAACCCCGATCCCTCACGGTGCTGGTCGATGTCAGTAAAGAGGGGGTTGTGGAAAAATGCACGGTGGAAAAATCCGTCGATTTTACGACGCCATCCGATCCATGCGTGCAATATCCTGTCGGCCGCAAGGGGGCGTCGTTTATCGGCAAGGACGGAAAGCCAATCGCCGTGCGGTTCGTCAACAGGATGACGAACGAGGTTCAGGCGCGTTGA
- a CDS encoding MATE family efflux transporter, with the protein MAGAKQGGGRDLTQGPIGNTLLFFALPTLASNILQSLNGSINAIWVGRFLGEQALAATANANIIMFLMFSVVFGFGMASTVMVAQAVGARDIDSARRAFGSAVGFCFILSMIVSVAGWLGSPALLHMLATPPEAFDLALVYLRVIFVAMPASLLSVMMMMGLRGAGDARTPLIFMLVSVGIDIILNPVLILGLGPIPAFGIAGSAAATAAAGFISLISLIFYAYRKDLPLRLRGSEMAYLRPAAAQMRVMLTKGLPMGLQMIVMSASGLVMIGLVNREGLLVTAAYGASQQLWTYLQMPAMAMGAAVSAMAAQNVGAGRWDRVSRITGYGLGYQCLITGTMIVLLIAFDRALLALFLGGDSSAIEVARHMQLLASWSFLFFGCTMIFFGVMRANGVVIAPLMVLIFTLFGVRLAFYHLGYPSLGADALWLSFPVGSGVSFTLAALLYLQGGWRKAKLVVPPSEEECRESMSAESEPAGRIVPAG; encoded by the coding sequence ATGGCAGGAGCGAAACAAGGCGGGGGCCGCGACCTGACGCAAGGGCCGATCGGCAACACATTGCTGTTCTTTGCGCTGCCTACGCTCGCGTCCAACATCCTCCAGTCGCTCAATGGCTCGATCAATGCGATCTGGGTTGGGCGTTTTCTGGGCGAACAGGCGCTGGCGGCGACGGCCAACGCCAACATCATCATGTTCCTCATGTTCTCTGTTGTGTTCGGCTTCGGCATGGCCTCGACCGTGATGGTCGCGCAGGCCGTTGGCGCGCGCGACATCGACTCGGCCCGGCGCGCCTTTGGCTCTGCGGTCGGTTTTTGCTTCATCCTGTCGATGATCGTCTCGGTCGCTGGCTGGCTGGGCAGCCCGGCGTTGCTGCACATGCTGGCGACCCCACCTGAAGCGTTCGACCTTGCGCTCGTCTATCTGCGGGTGATCTTCGTCGCCATGCCCGCCTCGTTGCTCAGCGTCATGATGATGATGGGCCTGCGCGGGGCGGGCGACGCGCGCACGCCACTCATCTTCATGCTGGTCAGCGTCGGTATCGACATCATCCTGAACCCGGTGCTGATCCTGGGCCTTGGTCCCATTCCCGCTTTCGGTATCGCCGGGTCGGCGGCGGCGACGGCAGCGGCGGGTTTCATCAGTCTGATCTCGCTCATCTTCTACGCCTATCGCAAGGACCTGCCGCTGCGGCTGCGCGGCAGTGAGATGGCCTATCTGCGCCCCGCCGCCGCGCAGATGCGGGTGATGCTGACCAAGGGGCTGCCGATGGGCCTTCAGATGATCGTCATGTCCGCCTCCGGCCTCGTCATGATCGGCCTCGTCAACCGGGAGGGGCTGCTGGTCACGGCCGCCTATGGCGCTTCGCAGCAATTATGGACCTATCTTCAGATGCCCGCGATGGCGATGGGCGCGGCGGTCAGCGCCATGGCGGCGCAAAATGTCGGCGCGGGCCGCTGGGACCGGGTCAGCCGCATCACCGGCTATGGCCTGGGCTATCAATGCCTGATCACCGGCACGATGATCGTCCTGCTGATCGCGTTCGACCGGGCGTTGCTGGCGCTGTTCCTGGGTGGGGACAGCAGCGCGATAGAGGTCGCGCGGCACATGCAACTGCTCGCTAGCTGGAGCTTCCTCTTCTTCGGCTGCACGATGATCTTCTTCGGCGTAATGCGGGCCAATGGCGTGGTGATCGCGCCGTTGATGGTTCTGATCTTCACGCTCTTTGGCGTGCGACTCGCCTTCTACCACCTTGGCTACCCGTCGCTGGGCGCGGACGCGTTGTGGCTCAGTTTCCCGGTCGGGTCGGGCGTGTCCTTCACGCTTGCGGCGTTGCTCTATCTTCAGGGCGGCTGGCGCAAGGCTAAGTTGGTTGTCCCCCCCAGCGAGGAAGAGTGCCGGGAATCGATGAGCGCAGAGTCGGAACCTGCCGGACGGATCGTTCCTGCTGGCTGA
- a CDS encoding MarR family winged helix-turn-helix transcriptional regulator — MESDLSNLTLRALRRILRATEIGSRKLATSTGLTPSQLLVLREINGRDHATPSAIAAALKFSQATITAVVDRLVASALVTRERSDRDKRQFILSTTDNGREALDCAPDMLQSQFTEHFSALAAWEQAMILTSLEKLSLILGAQDMDVAPLLDSGAIDRSEPG, encoded by the coding sequence ATGGAATCGGATCTTTCAAACCTGACCCTGCGGGCATTGCGCCGTATTTTGAGGGCCACTGAAATCGGCAGCCGCAAACTCGCTACATCGACCGGTCTGACCCCTTCCCAGCTTTTGGTGCTGCGTGAAATCAACGGGCGCGATCATGCAACGCCAAGCGCCATTGCCGCCGCGCTGAAGTTCAGCCAGGCAACCATTACCGCTGTTGTCGATCGGCTCGTGGCGTCGGCCCTCGTCACGCGCGAGCGCAGTGATCGGGACAAGCGCCAGTTCATCCTTAGCACTACAGACAACGGTCGTGAGGCGCTGGATTGCGCGCCAGACATGTTGCAATCACAGTTTACCGAACATTTTTCCGCGCTTGCCGCATGGGAGCAGGCAATGATCCTCACATCGCTGGAAAAATTGAGCCTTATACTGGGCGCGCAGGATATGGACGTCGCTCCATTGCTCGACAGCGGTGCCATTGATCGGTCTGAGCCAGGCTGA
- a CDS encoding DUF2497 domain-containing protein, with product MGDMSKEPSMEEILSSIKRIIAEEGEEAVQAAAPRRGRAASVSDHLPEEIAVPSPEPLSESKVEPEACSEEVLELTDEIMEEPVSTRKAATEAASVPAAQEREEAATDPSSILSVESEIAARQSLSALSSMLVTPAEGVDNTLDGLVRAMLRPMLKDWLDARLPSLVEEMVAKEISRITNR from the coding sequence ATGGGTGACATGAGCAAGGAACCATCGATGGAGGAGATTCTTTCCTCGATCAAGCGCATCATCGCCGAGGAAGGCGAGGAGGCTGTCCAGGCCGCCGCCCCCCGGCGCGGTCGCGCAGCGTCCGTGTCGGACCATCTACCCGAAGAGATCGCCGTGCCTTCGCCCGAACCGCTTTCTGAATCGAAGGTCGAGCCAGAAGCGTGCAGCGAAGAAGTGCTGGAGCTGACCGACGAGATCATGGAGGAGCCTGTGTCCACCCGAAAAGCTGCGACTGAGGCTGCTTCGGTGCCCGCCGCACAGGAGCGTGAGGAGGCTGCAACTGATCCTTCGTCGATCCTGTCGGTAGAAAGCGAGATAGCCGCGCGCCAGTCGCTCTCCGCTCTGTCGTCCATGCTGGTGACCCCGGCTGAAGGGGTGGACAACACGCTCGACGGCCTCGTCCGCGCGATGCTGCGCCCGATGCTCAAGGACTGGCTGGACGCTCGCCTGCCGTCGCTGGTCGAAGAGATGGTAGCCAAGGAAATTTCCCGCATTACCAACCGCTAA